A window of Dehalogenimonas sp. WBC-2 genomic DNA:
CAACCGTTTGACTGAATTTTCGGTAACTTCTATCACTGCCGGCATTGATGCCATTGGTGAGGTGCTCATTCGTATCGAGAGTGAGGGAATTTCTTATTCAGGACGTGGGGCCGACACCGATATCATCGTCTCCAGTGCCAAAGCTTATATGAACGCCCTCAACCGGTTGTTGGCCGTAAGAAAGAATGGCACTAGCAAAGCAGTAGAGCCGCGGAGGTAGAAGTGGCGGACGAGCTTATCATGATAGTCAGATTACTGCTGGCCGGAGTTTTGGGCGGGCTGGTCGGTTTTCAAAGGGAAAAAGCTGGTAAAACGGCAGGCATCCGCACACTGGCCTTAATTTCCATTGGAGCCGCTCTATTTACCACGCTTTCCATATTCGGTTTCGAGACTGCTGATCCGGCGCGGATAGCCGCAAATATTGTTACCGGCATAGGCTTTCTGGGGGCCGGCGCTATCATATTGCGACGTGAAGAAGGCATTGTTGAAGGGATGACCACCGCCGCCACAATTTGGGTTTCTGCCGCTGTCGGTGTTGCCGCCGGTATTGGATTTTATGTCCTTGCCACTGCCGCCACTATCATTATTTTATTGGTGTTGTTGCTACCACACTCAGTTCATAAAGGGAGTAATAAAAATGAATCTAGTTGAAAAGATACTAGCCGCCCATGCCGGTAAAGACCACGTTAGCCCCGGTGATTTTATCAGCGCCAAGGTTGATGTCATACTGGCCAACGATATTACGGCACCGATTGCCATACGGGAGTTTTGGAAGCTGGGACTTGAAAAGGTCTTTGATCCTAAGAAGATCGTTCTGGTGCCGGATCATTTTGTACCTAACAAAGATATTGCCTCGGCAGAACAGGCCAAGATACTGCGTGAGTTCTCCCGTGCCCAGGGAGTTAATTTCTTTGAGTGCGGACAGATGGGAATTGAACATGTGATCCTGCATGAAAAAGGGCTGGTAATACCCGGAGATGTGGTGATCGGGGCTGATTCTCATACCTGCACCTACGGGGCCTTGGGCGCCTTTGCCACCGGCATGGGTTCCACCGATATCGCTTCCGCCATGGGTACCGGTGATATCTGGATGAAAGTGCCGCCTACCATCAAGTTTAACTATACCGGTAAATTGCCGAAATACGTCGGCGGCAAAGACCTCATCCTCTATACTATCGGTCAGATCGGCGTTGACGGGGCTTTATATGCCGCCATGGAGTTTGGGGGCGAAGTCATTGAGAAGCTGTCTATGGAAGGCCGCTTCACTATGGCGAATATGGCCATCGAGGCTGGCGCCAAGGCTGGACTATTCCATGCCGACAAAAAAGCAGTGTCTTACGCCAGAAGTCGCAGTGAACGCAAACCCATTGTATTTGAACCAGATGCGGATGCCCGCTACCAGGCTGTTCATGAATATGATGTATCCAAGATGGAACCGCAGGTAGCATTGCCGCACCTTCCTTCAAATGTAAAACCGGTGAGCCAGGTGGGCCGGGTGTACCTTGACCAGGTGGTCATCGGTTCCTGCACCAATGGGCGTTTTGAAGACCTCCAAATGGCAGCCAGTATCTTGAACGGCAAGAAGGTCAACTCCAATCTGCGTTGTATTATCATACCTGGCTCGCAACAGGTCTACTTGGATGCCTTGCGTTCCGGCTATATTGAAGTTTTCATAAATGCTGGCTGTGCCGTGTCCACGCCAACCTGCGGACCGTGTCTGGGAGGACATATGGGCATTCTTGCCGCCGGAGAAAAATGTCTGGCAACTACAAACCGTAATTTTGTCGGGCGTATGGGTAGTCCTAAAAGTGAAGTCTATTTATCCAGTCCTGCCGTGGCGGCGGCTAGCGCCATTGCCGGCAAGATTATCTCACCGGAGTTATAGGAGGCTATTGTGCTCAAAGGTAAAACTCACAAATATGGTGCCAACGTGGATACTGACGCTATTATTCCGGCCAGATATCTAAATGTTTCGGCGCCTGATGAATTGGCCCGTCACTGCATGGAAGACATCGACTTAAACTTTGTAAAGAATGTTAAGCCGGGAGACATGATCGTAGCAACCACCAATTTTGGTTGCGGCTCATCCCGGGAACACGCGCCAATCGCTATAAAGGCATCAGGCGTCTCGGCTGTTATCGCTAAAAGTTTTGCCCGTATCTTCTTCCGTAACGCCATCAACATCGGCCTGCCGCTTCTGGAAAGCGCTGAGGCGGTGGATGTTACCGAAGCCGGTGATGAGTTGGAGATCAACCTTGCCGCCGGCACTATCAATAATCTGACCAAAGGCAAGGTCTTTCAGGCCAAACCCTACCCTGATTTCATGGGCGAGATCATAAAATCCGGCGGCCTTATTGAATATACTCGGCAGAGACTTGCGGGAAAGGCCAACTAAGCGTGAAATTCAATATTACTGTTCTTGCCGGTGACGGCATCGGGCCGGAGGTTATGGCCGAAGGCATCAAAGTGCTGGAGGCCGTAGCCTCCAGGTATGGTCATGTCTTCAAATTTGAACATCAACTTATCGGCGGTATCGCCATTGATAAAACAGGGTCGGCGCTACCGCCTGAGACTCTTGAATCCTGCAAAAAGAGTCAGGCAGTGATGCTGGCCGCAGTTGGTGATCCGCGCTTTGATGACCCCAAACTACCGGTACATCCGGAGGACGGTTTGCTGGCCATTAGAAAAGCGCTTGGGCTTTTCGCCAACCTGCGTCCGGTAAAAGTCTTTGATGAACTAGTGGATGCCAGCACGCTCAAACCGGAAGTGCTTAAAGGCACTGATTTTATTTTTGTCCGTGAACTGACCGGCGGCATATATTTCGGCAAACCCAAGAAACAATGGGTTACCGCCAGGGGACGTAAGGCTGTGGATTCCATGCTGTATTCCGAACAGGAGATAGAGCGTATCGTCCGAGTCGGTTTTGAACTGGCCAGAGCGCGCAACAAGAGATTGGTATCGGTCGATAAAGCCAATGTGCTTAAATCGTCCAGACTGTGGCGGCAGGTAGCTATTGAAGTATCTAAAGACTATCCTGACATAACCTTGACCCACGCCCTGGTGGACGCCTGCGCCATGCAACTTATACGCACTCCGGCTTATTTCGATGTTATTGTCACCGAGAATCTGTTTGGTGATATCCTTTCTGACGAAGCAGCCCAACTGGCTGGTTCCATGGGCATGCTGCCCTCTGCCAGCCTGGCCGGAATACCGGTTACCGGGCAGATAACCTTCGGTCTTTACGAGCCTATCCACGGCAGCGCACCGTCAATAGCCGGAAAAGATATTGCCAACCCGGTGGCTACAATTCTTTCGGCGGCCATGATGCTGCGTTATTCCATGGCCCTTTATGATGAAGCCATAGCCATTGAGCACGCGGTTGATAAGGTATTGCAACAAGGCTATCGCACCGATGATATAATGGCGTCAGGCAATACCCGCGTCGGTACCAAAGAGATGGGAGACCTGATAGTCGCCGGAATTTGATTATGATCAATGTAGAGCTTTATGACACAACGCTCCGTGACGGTGCCCAAAGAGAAGGTGTTTCCTTCTCGGTGCTGGACAAGCTGCATATCGCCCAAAAATTGGATGAATTCGGTGTGCAGTACATTGAAGGCGGTTGGCCGGGTGCAAACCCCAAGGACAATGAGTTCTTTCAAAAAGCCCTTGAAGATGGTTTTAAAAATGCCAAACTGGTAGCCTTCGGCAGCACCCGTAAAGCTGGCACCGCCATTGAAGATGACCTTAGCATTAAAGCACTGCTGGATTCAGGCGCCCCGGTGGTCACCCTGGTCGGCAAGAGTTCCGCCCCGCAGGTGGAAAAAGTGCTGGCAACCAGCCTTGATGAAAACATCAATATGGTGGTTGATTCAATAAGCTTTCTCAAATCAAAGGGGCGCACCGTTTTCCTGGACGCCGAGCATTTTTTTGACGGCTACAAAGCTGACAAAGATTATTCCTTAAAAGTTCTCACCGCCGCCGCTGAGGCCGGTGCTGAATGTCTGATCCTATGTGATACAAATGGCGGCAGTCTGCCGGATGAGGTTGCTGCCGCAGTGCGGGAGGTGGTGGCGGCAGTCAAAGTAAAAGTGGGCATTCACACCCATAACGATGCTGAATTGGCCGTAGCCAACACTTTAGCCGCCGTTGCGGCCGGAGCAAGTCAGGTTCAAGGCACCATTAATGGTTACGGTGAACGTTGCGGCAACGCCAACCTGTGCTCCATTATCCCGGCACTTAAATTCAAGATGGGATTGGATGTATTGCCAAATCTGAACCTTGAAGGTCTGACAGAACTGGCACACTTTGTCTCAGAAGTGGCCAACCTTGCACCTGACCCGTTCCTGCCATACGTCGGGCATAGCGCTTTCAGCCATAAAGCCGGGCTCCACGTGTCCGGTCTGTCACGTTGGATGTTTGCTTATCAGCATATAGATCCCGCCCTGGTCGGCAACAAGCCGCGGACGCTGGTATCGGAGCTTTCCGGCAGGACCAATGTCGTCCAAAGGGCTAAGGAAATTGGCGTAGATCTTTCAACTAAAGGCAGCGAGGTAAAGCTCCTTTTAGAACGTGTAAAAGAATTAGAGAGTCTGGGCTTCCAATATGAAAACGCCGAGGCTTCTTTTGATCTCCTGGTACATCGTGCTAACCCAAGCTATACTCCGCCCTTTGAACTCATTGACTTCATGGTGGTAATTGAGAAACGTCGCAGAGCCCCCATCATGGCCTGTGAACATGAAGATATGATGAGTGAAGCCGTGGTCAAGGTAAGAGTCAAAGACCAGGTGATGCATACCGCCGCTGAAGGCAACGGCCCGGTCAATGCGCTGGATATGGCTCTCCGGAAAGCTCTTTTGCCTTCATATCCGGAGCTGTCCAAAATTCAGCTTAAAGATTTCAAGGTTCGCATATTAGAAGAAAGCACCGGCACCGGCTCCGTGGTGCGTGTGCTTATTGAGTCAACAGATGGTGTAGAAGAGTGGCACACCGTCGGCGCCTCTTCAAACCTTGTTGAGGCCAGTTGGCTGGCGCTTGTTGACGGGCTGGAATACTGGCTGATTAAGAACCAGTCTTAAAGTGTTATTATTTTTCTAACGAATCGCGCTATTATACTTCAGTGCTGCTACCTTACATAACATCATCGGTGCCCGATTCAAGCTTTATTCTTTTAGCCGGAACGGCTATTTTGTATAATACAAGCAATAACTATTGGGGGTAATTATGGGAGACATCCGATCGGCCAGAGAAATCGCACTGGATAAGCTCAATGACTTGGGAGAGATTACGGCTGAAGACCGTTTACGTTGGAAATACACTCCCATCGGCGAAAAACTGGTGCAGCGCTATATGGTTGACGGCATTGATCTGGAGACTGAACTGGGCAAGTACACTGCAGAACAGCAGCGTTTTATCAAGCAGGGTTTGCTTCCCGGTTTGACTGCAATTTTGGATCTGCCCAGGCATGAGGCCGCTGAGAACCGTAACCAGAAAGTCATGACCGCCATCATGGAGTTAAAAGAAGACAAGGAATCAGTAGCTGAGGCTTTTGGCCAGTTACAGCAGATTTTTGATCATTATAAGCAGATTGGAGAACAGCAAAGGCAGCAGGCCTTTCAAGGGCTGAAGTCCAAGTTTGAACAAAAGATCCGTCAGGCAATGCGGGAGCAACAGGGCACTGATTATCAAGGCCAATTGAATGTTGAACAATACCCTCAATTTCAAGAGGAATGGCGTCATGCCCAAACCAAACTTGAGCTTCAATACATCTCATCAATTGACGGCATCAAGAAATTCCTCATAGAAGTAGTTTAGTTCAAGATTGACGACTATGAATGACAATGAGCGGATCAGAATGGCCGTGGCTCAGACCTATATCTTGAAGCCGCCGCAGCAGTTATTATCCACATTCGGCCAAACAAACATTCACTATTACCTGTTAACAGAACCAGTCTATTCAGAACTTGAACCCCAGGCACCGCCTGAAACGGTGCTTCGAGAAGGCCATGTCATTGCCGAACGCCCCAAGCTGGTAACGCCGCTATACATGCAAAGGCTGGAAGGTTTCGGCGCCGATGCCCAGCGTTACTTTCAGATGATGGCACAGCGGCATGGTGATCACGCGCCTGGCCTTCTGTACACTTATAAGAACGAACCCAAAGAACTAACTATTCTGGCCGACGCCCTGCCAACCGTTGCTGAACGCATCAGCGCTGAAGTTATCAGCCGCGCCGAGCCGCGGACAGCCATCATCCGCGGTCTGGATGAGATGTGGGATGTCTCCCTGTTCAAATTCATTTACGAGTTAACTGAACGTTCTCTCAGTAACAATGTGTTTGAATTGCAGCAAAGGGGACTGATGGGTGTTGATAACCGCGGCTTGCCCAATGAAGCCCGGATGCGCATAGAGCACATGTTTTGGCAGGTTAGACGTGATGAACTTGATCCGTCCGTTCTGAAAACTGAACTTGATCGCTGGGACCTTTTTGAAGACTATCAGGACCGCTTCTTCGATCTCATCCGGCAGCGCTGACGTCTTTCCCCCTTTTGGAAAAGGGGGACTAAGGGGGATTTTCCCCGATTGCTATTTGAGACAGGCCATCATCTATGACGCAAATCGCTAGATCAGGAGGCCTCCAATGAGAATATCAAATATCGTCGCCCGGGACCTTTCTGAAGCATGGTTTATGTGCTTGCGTGAGGTTCTGACTCACGGATATGAGTACACCATTGAACGCGGCAGTTACGCCGGTCAAAAACGCCGTGAGCTTGATATGATCACCGTCCATATTAAGAATCCGGGCAACCGGCCCATCATCCCGGACGTGCCGCCCGGTGTGCCGCCGCCGTCCACTATGGACTACCTGGATCACTATTTACCGTATCTAATGACCGCGCAAAGAGCCGATGGTGAACAATACACCTACGGGCAGTATCTGGAAGGCCAGATTGCAGAAGTTATCCGCATGTACAAAGAAGAAGGCTTTAACACCAATCAGGCCTTTATGACCGTTGGTAATCCGGAGGCCATCTACCTGACTGACCCTCCGTGCCTTAGAAGTGTTGATACCAGGGTAAGATATGGAAAACTGCATTTTGTGGTCTATTTTCGCTCCTGGGACCTCTGGGCAGGCTTCCCGTCAAACCTCGCCGCCTTACAATTGCTTAAAGAATACATGGCTTGTGAGATAGGGGTGGAGGACGGTGAGATCATCGCCGTCAGTAAAGGCATGCACCTCTATGATTACGCCTGGGAGATTGCCCGGACTGCCTGTGGACTGACCGGCAGTTAACTGAGCTTGCCGTTCGTAACGCCTTTTTGCTATTATTGTCAGGTTGTCATCCACGGGCCGCTAGCTCAATTGGCAGAGCAGCTGACTCTTAATCAGCAGGTTCTGGGTTCGAGACCCGGGCGGCTCATGTTCAACTTCTACCTGAGTTGCTAATTTATGTATTCCTTATATTTATAGTTTTAAAAAATCTATTGACTGTGCGAATTGTTAGGTTTATGCTTTTCGTAACAGAATGAACAGAGATTTCTCCAACTGGGTTTGCCTGTATGTCCAACTATTAAGCGGAGTTTAGTACTTTGCCTAGCAACTTAGAAGCTGCTTTCAACGATTATAATAGAGCCATTAAAGAAACTTGGGAACAAACAAAGCTTGTCATGATGGTATTTGGTCCAGACTATAAAACAAGTACACTTACCTTGGGCGCAAAATTGAGAAAATATATTATTGAAAAATGCACTGAACATGGGGATGTTTTTAAAACCGAACACCAAGAAGTAATTCGAGCTTATCGAACCGCAACTGGTTCCAAACATAATTTATGTGTCTGTGAAAAAATGGCTGCAAATACGGTGGATGCAATTGTGCATATCCCTGACAGTGCAGGTTCATTTGTTGAGCTTGGGCTATTTTCTCTCGTAGATGATATTTGCAAAAAATCCTTAGTACTTTTTGCTGATAAATATCGGCCAACAATTATGTCGAGTTTTATTGGCTTAGGTCCTTACCAAGCATATACAGAAAGAGCGGCACATGTAGAATTGGTTAACTATCGTGCAACCAAGTCAACATGGAAGATTGTTGATGAATTTTTAAAAATTAAACGCGTGGAAAAATTCGACAAATTAGCTACAAGAGGAAGCTAAAAATGCTGTGGAAGCAATACGAGAATAAATACCTTGTATTATTTGCAATAAATCTAACTGAACCAACCAGGTTAGAGGATTTGGCCCATGATTTGGTAGCGCGTCTTTCAAAAGAAGAACTAGATGCATCAATCGAACAGTTAGTCACTGAACGTAGGGTTGTTAAAGAAAGTGGTTATTTTCGACTCACCTATATTGGGACTAATTCAGTTGGGAAGAAGCGTTCTTCATATGTTAGAGATTTGCGTCGAATGTTTTACCTCCATCACCATAACCAGCAAGGGGAGCACGAATTATGATTGGGCGTCGTTTCGTCGCCCATGTGACAAGGCTCTCCATAAAATATCTCCTATTTCGAGAAATAGGAGATTTGCGACTCGTCCTCCGTTTGTTACTACGGAGCGAGCGGCAATTCACAAGGATTGGACAACATGAATAGTCTCCCCTTGCTGGTCTCCTTAGAACATACCCCGGACGTGATAGCGGCGCTAAATAGTGAATTCAATATGACGGAAATTGAAACCCGCAGAGCAATATCTCTGTTAGACAAAGGCCTTCCACCGCTTTTTCGCCCTGAAGTGATAGCTTACCTTTTTGGTGTATCACATCGTTTGGTATCTAATATGTCCAGATTCTCAGATAATTACTACCGTTGCTACAAAATACCAAAGAAATCTGGCGGATTTCGCAATATAGAGACTCCCCGAATTGTACTTAAAGTTATTCAGAGGTGGATTAACACTAGCATTCTCTCTAAAATCGTTGTGCCAGAATATATTACAGGGTTTGCTGAAGGGCGAAATATCTTCGTAAATGGGCATATTCATATTGGGACTCGCAATATGCTCGTCATCGATATCGCGGATTTTTTCCCAAGTGTTTTTGGGCGGAAAGTCATGTATATATTCAGAAACCTCGGTTTCCCTGTTCAAGTTGCAAGGTTACTAACGGGATTGTGTTTATATCAAAAACGACTCCCACAAGGTGCACCCACTAGTCCAGCTCTCGCAAATCACGCATTTCACTCTGTTGATGTTACTCTCGAGGAACTTGCTTCAGAATGGGGCTGTAACTATTCACGCTACGCGGATGATATCGCATTCTCTGGTGAACGTTTTTTCGAGGACTCTGATTTACATAAAATTGAAGATATTCTAGAACAACACAAATTTCGCATTAACCATAATAAATCTCATATAAGTGGTAGTGGTTCAAGAAAGATGTTGGCAGGGTTGGTTATCAGCGAAAAATGCATTCCCCCACGAAAAAAGCGGAAGATCTGGCGAGCTATATTTCATAACGCCGCTAATAATCCTGCGATTTTACGCGACAAACTACCTTACCTAAGAGGTGTCGCTTGTTTTGTCAAACAGTATGACGAAGAACTTTATCAAAAATACCGAATAATAATTGACAGCGTTGCCCCGTAATTAACGCGTTTGAGCCGGTTTTTACTTGCTAACTAGTTGGGACGAGAAGAATGAAATTGAACTCGCCGACAAGAGCATATCGGGCACTGCTAGTCATTTTGCAGTACGTTTAATCTGTATCTTTAATTAGCAGATTCTAATGTTTATATCCAGGTGGCTTACGTTCTGAAAACCCCATTATTTGCAACAATGTACTCCAGTTTCTAATCCCTGATCAGAAGTCAGACAGGTTTCCTCAATGTTTTTCGTCTTAGTGGCCGCTCTGTGCCCGTAGCACCTGATTTATGCGGCTGACGCGGTGCGCTTTTGCCGGTGACAATATTCTTCTGAATCTCTTTATTCCTGAGATCTTTTTCCACAAAAACAGACTTACCGGTGAAAGGGTCCAATCCGGTGTAATACATCACGCTGGACCAGGTAGATGGCGCGGGTAAAAATATCTGAACCTGTTCCGGGTTCATTTTCAGATTCTGGCTGATGAATTGCTTCAGTTGTTTCATATTAGCCGCCGTACAGCCAGGGTGGGCAGCAATAAAGTAATAGGTCAGAAACTGTTCTTTGCCTGCGCGTTCAGTTATCTTGTCAAATAAGGCTTTGAACTCCAAAAGGGCAGCAGTGCCGGGTTTGCCCATCGTCCGCAGCACGGCATTGTTAGTGTGTTCCGGTGCAATCTTCATCTGGCCGGATACATGATGCCCGATGACCTCTTTAAGGTAGGCCGTGCCGTGCAGCCGGTCGCTCAGAAGCAGATCGTAGCGGATGCCTGAGGCTACAAATACCTTTTTCACTCCTTCGATGCGTCTAAGTTTACATAATAGTTCTAATTGTTGCTGATGATCAGCCTTAAGTGATGTGCATACCTTCGGAGATAAACAGCGTTTATCCCGGCAACTGCCGCGCCTTAGCTTGTCATGGCATTCAAAACCGTACATATTGGCCGTCGGGCCGCCTACGTCACGGATGTAACCGGTGAAGTCGGGGTAGGCGGTCAGGCGCCGGGCTTCGGCCAGTATTGATTCCTGACTTCGCCACTGCACGGTGCGGCCTTCATGCACCGCAATAGCGCAGAAGTTGCACTCGCCGTAGCAGCCGCGGTGGGTTTGGATAGAAAACTTAATCGTCTCCAGCGCCTTAACCTTGCCCAGCTTTTCATAATGTGGGTGTTGCGCTCTTTCATAGCTTATTGCGTATATTCCGTCCAGTTCGGCCTGGGTTAGTGGCATGGCTGGCGGGTTATGCACCAGGTAACGGTTGCCCTGTTTCTGGTAAAGACCTCTGGCGGTTAGAGGGTCGTTGTTTTGATAGAAGGTACGGAACATTTCTGTAAATGCTTTTTTATCTTTTTCAACGGTCTCAAAGCACGGTAATTCAATATATTCTGTTGTCCTACCGGCAAGTTCGCTCTCGCTGGCCAGATAGCACAAGCCCCGGATGGAACGGGGATCATTGTTTTTGGATAATGCCGCCGCCAGTTCAATAACGGCGCTTTCAGCCATGCCGTAAAGCAGGTAATCCGCCTTGGCATCCAGCAGTATTGAAGAACGCACCCGGTCATCCCAGTAGTCATAATGAGGCACTCGTCTCAGACTTGCCTCAAGTCCGCCCAGGACGATGGGTTTGGTATTTTTAAAATTACGCCGGATGAGGTTGGTGTAGATGATTGCCGCTCTGTCGGGGCGGCGGGTATTCAGACCGCCGGGTGTGTAATCATCTCTCTTGCGCTTCTTTTTAAGTGAGGTGTAGTTGGCGATCATAGAATCTATGCTGCCGCCGGTGACCCCCCAGAACAACCGCGGTTCACCCAGTCGGGTGATATCACCAGCGGTCTGAATATCAGGCTGGGCGATAATTCCCACCCGATACCCGGCGCGCTGAAGCACCTTGCCGATGACGGCGGTTCCGATAAATGGGCTGTCAATATATGAATCACCGGAGATCAGGATGATATCCAGTGCATCCCAGCCCAGTTGTTTCATCTCCTCGGGGGTTGTCGGTAAAAACATGTTTTTAAGTCCAAATAACCTTTGCTGGTAACACCATTGGGAATGCGTTGTAACGAAAATGATTAAGTTTCGGCAGATACCTTACCCGGTGCGCTAACGCCCGCCGCTTCCAGCATACTCATGGTTTTGAAAACCAGCGACATGACGGCATAGTTGCACTCGCTCTGCGGGATAATGGTGCTTTTGCCGTCATCATTGACGCCTAGCGGCCAGACCCTGCAGGTATGCGGTCTATCATTGTAGATGGTGCACCGGCCGTTCCTGGGGTTCCACCAGCCACATGGATGGGCATCCTTGATCAGCCATTCCTTGCCATCAAACACAAACAGTTCGTCTCTTTTTTGTTTCAATTTGCGGCTGATACGGTCAGCGTCTTCTTCTGTGACCACAATGCGCTTGGTTTTTGAGCAGCACCAGCCGCAACAGCTACAGGCGGATTTTAAGCGCTTCATCATCCCCCGGGAATCAAGGCCCACTACATCAGCTATGGCCATTATATCTCTGAGTTCAGCATCGCTGAAAGAGGCCGCAGCCGGGAAATTAGCTTTAAGACCCGGTATTGATTTTATGATATAGCGCTCATACTTGGCGCCCAGGTTTTTGAAGTTGGCTGCCGCCATTTCTTCGGCAATGCCCAGATCTTCACTGGAAAAGACATTATTTATGATTATGGGTAACTTCATTATCTTGGCTAATTATAGTGGTGGCCGGGTGACCGGTCAAAGCTGTGTGCAATGTCGGTTGATTGTGACCTTAGTCACTTGATTTTATCCCAGAAACTTGTACAATCACCATTGAGTTTTTAAGCGGAGGGATTGTGCCAATTTACGAATATTCCTGTAAAAAGTGTGCCGCCAAATTTGAGTTATTGCGCCATTTTTCAGATACCGCCGAGGTGAAGTGTCCCAAGTGTGGTTCTACTGAAGCACAACGCAGGCTGTCAACTTTCAGTTGCGGTACTGCGGGTTCTGGCTCTGGCGGCGGTTGCGCGCCGCAGGCCTCTTCCTGAGGGTAGATTAAGGAGCCGGTCGGTTCCTATAAAACAAGAAAAGCCCCGGTCAACCGGGGCTTTTCTTGTTGTCAGCATTATTCAATTTCTTGAGATA
This region includes:
- a CDS encoding Mg(2+) transport ATPase protein C; this encodes MADELIMIVRLLLAGVLGGLVGFQREKAGKTAGIRTLALISIGAALFTTLSIFGFETADPARIAANIVTGIGFLGAGAIILRREEGIVEGMTTAATIWVSAAVGVAAGIGFYVLATAATIIILLVLLLPHSVHKGSNKNESS
- a CDS encoding 3-isopropylmalate dehydratase large subunit yields the protein MNLVEKILAAHAGKDHVSPGDFISAKVDVILANDITAPIAIREFWKLGLEKVFDPKKIVLVPDHFVPNKDIASAEQAKILREFSRAQGVNFFECGQMGIEHVILHEKGLVIPGDVVIGADSHTCTYGALGAFATGMGSTDIASAMGTGDIWMKVPPTIKFNYTGKLPKYVGGKDLILYTIGQIGVDGALYAAMEFGGEVIEKLSMEGRFTMANMAIEAGAKAGLFHADKKAVSYARSRSERKPIVFEPDADARYQAVHEYDVSKMEPQVALPHLPSNVKPVSQVGRVYLDQVVIGSCTNGRFEDLQMAASILNGKKVNSNLRCIIIPGSQQVYLDALRSGYIEVFINAGCAVSTPTCGPCLGGHMGILAAGEKCLATTNRNFVGRMGSPKSEVYLSSPAVAAASAIAGKIISPEL
- a CDS encoding 3-isopropylmalate dehydratase small subunit, encoding MLKGKTHKYGANVDTDAIIPARYLNVSAPDELARHCMEDIDLNFVKNVKPGDMIVATTNFGCGSSREHAPIAIKASGVSAVIAKSFARIFFRNAINIGLPLLESAEAVDVTEAGDELEINLAAGTINNLTKGKVFQAKPYPDFMGEIIKSGGLIEYTRQRLAGKAN
- a CDS encoding 3-isopropylmalate dehydrogenase, encoding MKFNITVLAGDGIGPEVMAEGIKVLEAVASRYGHVFKFEHQLIGGIAIDKTGSALPPETLESCKKSQAVMLAAVGDPRFDDPKLPVHPEDGLLAIRKALGLFANLRPVKVFDELVDASTLKPEVLKGTDFIFVRELTGGIYFGKPKKQWVTARGRKAVDSMLYSEQEIERIVRVGFELARARNKRLVSVDKANVLKSSRLWRQVAIEVSKDYPDITLTHALVDACAMQLIRTPAYFDVIVTENLFGDILSDEAAQLAGSMGMLPSASLAGIPVTGQITFGLYEPIHGSAPSIAGKDIANPVATILSAAMMLRYSMALYDEAIAIEHAVDKVLQQGYRTDDIMASGNTRVGTKEMGDLIVAGI
- a CDS encoding (R)-citramalate synthase; translation: MINVELYDTTLRDGAQREGVSFSVLDKLHIAQKLDEFGVQYIEGGWPGANPKDNEFFQKALEDGFKNAKLVAFGSTRKAGTAIEDDLSIKALLDSGAPVVTLVGKSSAPQVEKVLATSLDENINMVVDSISFLKSKGRTVFLDAEHFFDGYKADKDYSLKVLTAAAEAGAECLILCDTNGGSLPDEVAAAVREVVAAVKVKVGIHTHNDAELAVANTLAAVAAGASQVQGTINGYGERCGNANLCSIIPALKFKMGLDVLPNLNLEGLTELAHFVSEVANLAPDPFLPYVGHSAFSHKAGLHVSGLSRWMFAYQHIDPALVGNKPRTLVSELSGRTNVVQRAKEIGVDLSTKGSEVKLLLERVKELESLGFQYENAEASFDLLVHRANPSYTPPFELIDFMVVIEKRRRAPIMACEHEDMMSEAVVKVRVKDQVMHTAAEGNGPVNALDMALRKALLPSYPELSKIQLKDFKVRILEESTGTGSVVRVLIESTDGVEEWHTVGASSNLVEASWLALVDGLEYWLIKNQS
- a CDS encoding thymidylate synthase codes for the protein MRISNIVARDLSEAWFMCLREVLTHGYEYTIERGSYAGQKRRELDMITVHIKNPGNRPIIPDVPPGVPPPSTMDYLDHYLPYLMTAQRADGEQYTYGQYLEGQIAEVIRMYKEEGFNTNQAFMTVGNPEAIYLTDPPCLRSVDTRVRYGKLHFVVYFRSWDLWAGFPSNLAALQLLKEYMACEIGVEDGEIIAVSKGMHLYDYAWEIARTACGLTGS
- a CDS encoding retron-type RNA-directed DNA polymerase, whose translation is MNSLPLLVSLEHTPDVIAALNSEFNMTEIETRRAISLLDKGLPPLFRPEVIAYLFGVSHRLVSNMSRFSDNYYRCYKIPKKSGGFRNIETPRIVLKVIQRWINTSILSKIVVPEYITGFAEGRNIFVNGHIHIGTRNMLVIDIADFFPSVFGRKVMYIFRNLGFPVQVARLLTGLCLYQKRLPQGAPTSPALANHAFHSVDVTLEELASEWGCNYSRYADDIAFSGERFFEDSDLHKIEDILEQHKFRINHNKSHISGSGSRKMLAGLVISEKCIPPRKKRKIWRAIFHNAANNPAILRDKLPYLRGVACFVKQYDEELYQKYRIIIDSVAP
- a CDS encoding FeS oxidoreductase, yielding MFLPTTPEEMKQLGWDALDIILISGDSYIDSPFIGTAVIGKVLQRAGYRVGIIAQPDIQTAGDITRLGEPRLFWGVTGGSIDSMIANYTSLKKKRKRDDYTPGGLNTRRPDRAAIIYTNLIRRNFKNTKPIVLGGLEASLRRVPHYDYWDDRVRSSILLDAKADYLLYGMAESAVIELAAALSKNNDPRSIRGLCYLASESELAGRTTEYIELPCFETVEKDKKAFTEMFRTFYQNNDPLTARGLYQKQGNRYLVHNPPAMPLTQAELDGIYAISYERAQHPHYEKLGKVKALETIKFSIQTHRGCYGECNFCAIAVHEGRTVQWRSQESILAEARRLTAYPDFTGYIRDVGGPTANMYGFECHDKLRRGSCRDKRCLSPKVCTSLKADHQQQLELLCKLRRIEGVKKVFVASGIRYDLLLSDRLHGTAYLKEVIGHHVSGQMKIAPEHTNNAVLRTMGKPGTAALLEFKALFDKITERAGKEQFLTYYFIAAHPGCTAANMKQLKQFISQNLKMNPEQVQIFLPAPSTWSSVMYYTGLDPFTGKSVFVEKDLRNKEIQKNIVTGKSAPRQPHKSGATGTERPLRRKTLRKPV